The following are from one region of the Geotrypetes seraphini chromosome 12, aGeoSer1.1, whole genome shotgun sequence genome:
- the TMEM205 gene encoding transmembrane protein 205 isoform X2 encodes MGSNLTRHTYGFIQSRLFPYYFHLGSACAFFNLVVFAMYHPRDELTEDETTQLLVLFICVTVAALNAQWFGQLTSEIMAEMHLMEQSYGLGQDIGLCSRKVYVRLRDSDPKYKKLTSQLRFYSTLSSLCNLCCIACNSLSLYYTAGNLVAL; translated from the exons atgggcagcaacctcacacgGCACACGTACGGATTCATCCAGAGCCGCCTTTTCCCCTACTATTTCCACCTGGGTTCAGCATGTGCCTTCTTTAACCTGGTCGTATTTGCAATGTATCATCCCCGTGATGAGCTGACCGAGGATGAAACCACAcag CTTCTGGTTCTTTTCATCTGCGTCACGGTAGCAGCTTTAAATGCTCAGTGGTTTGGGCAGCTGACCTCCGAGATCATGGCCGAAATGCACTTAATGGAGCAGAGCTACGGCCTGGGCCAGGACATTGGCCTGTGTTCTCGAAAGGTCTACGTGCGTCTACGAGACTCTGATCCCAAGTATAAGAAGCTGACGAGCCAGCTGCGGTTCTATAGCACCTTGTCCTCCCTTTGCAACCTGTGCTGCATCGCCTGCAACAGCCTCAGTCTGTACTACACTGCCGGCAACCTCGTTGCCCTATAA
- the TMEM205 gene encoding transmembrane protein 205 isoform X1, which produces MVVATEPPMSAKVLQLLCLSTFWGMQMWVTFISGLVMGSNLTRHTYGFIQSRLFPYYFHLGSACAFFNLVVFAMYHPRDELTEDETTQLLVLFICVTVAALNAQWFGQLTSEIMAEMHLMEQSYGLGQDIGLCSRKVYVRLRDSDPKYKKLTSQLRFYSTLSSLCNLCCIACNSLSLYYTAGNLVAL; this is translated from the exons ATGGTTGTAGCAACGGAGCCCCCGATGTCGGCCAAAGTCCTGCAGCTGTTGTGTCTTTCCACTTTCTGGGGCATGCAGATGTGGGTCACATTTATTTCAG GTCTTGTgatgggcagcaacctcacacgGCACACGTACGGATTCATCCAGAGCCGCCTTTTCCCCTACTATTTCCACCTGGGTTCAGCATGTGCCTTCTTTAACCTGGTCGTATTTGCAATGTATCATCCCCGTGATGAGCTGACCGAGGATGAAACCACAcag CTTCTGGTTCTTTTCATCTGCGTCACGGTAGCAGCTTTAAATGCTCAGTGGTTTGGGCAGCTGACCTCCGAGATCATGGCCGAAATGCACTTAATGGAGCAGAGCTACGGCCTGGGCCAGGACATTGGCCTGTGTTCTCGAAAGGTCTACGTGCGTCTACGAGACTCTGATCCCAAGTATAAGAAGCTGACGAGCCAGCTGCGGTTCTATAGCACCTTGTCCTCCCTTTGCAACCTGTGCTGCATCGCCTGCAACAGCCTCAGTCTGTACTACACTGCCGGCAACCTCGTTGCCCTATAA